One window of Acropora palmata chromosome 1, jaAcrPala1.3, whole genome shotgun sequence genomic DNA carries:
- the LOC141876842 gene encoding ras-related protein Rap1-like, producing the protein MTKRLRSNIQCGLWHKDSHDKPFKVVVFGEVGVGKSALILRYVSREFTPTLETTIQENYSTSIEVDGRPVKLEVIDTAGNEVFRQMRDHYIETGDGFLLVYSINDRGSSISLTAIREQILHAKGQKDKVIAEIPLVLVGNKCDLEDERKVSYQDGKKIAAGFSCSFFETSAKTDIGVDEVFTNLARQIKESKAPSNRKLFLREGGRFSLWDMSLRKRKSKEENSGREKRLRLVPSSEPLRRSRRSSTLQGFVCGGRTMGTS; encoded by the exons ATGACCAAACGATTGAGGTCAAATATTCAGTGCGGACTTTGGCACAAGGACTCGCATGACAAACCGTTTAAAGTGGTCGTTTTTGGTGAAGTTGGAGTTGGGAAATCTG CACTGATTCTTCGTTATGTCAGCCGAGAGTTTACCCCGACGCTTGAAACAACGATAC AGGAGAACTACAGCACATCTATTGAAGTAGACGGCAGGCCAGTCAAACTTGAAGTTATCGATACGGCTGGAAAT GAAGTGTTCCGTCAAATGAGAGATCACTATATTGAGACTGGAGATGgctttttgcttgtttattcCATCAATGATCGGGGCAGCTCCATTTCCCTCACAGCTATTCGTGAACAAATCCTTCATGCTAAAGGACAAAAAGACAAGGTTATCGCCGAAATTCCCTTGGTCTTGGTTGGCAACAAG TGTGACCTAGAAGATGAAAGAAAGGTTTCCTATCAAGATGGAAAGAAAATCGCCGCTGGCTTttcttgttcattttttgagACATCAGCCAAAACTGACATTGGAGTCGACGAAGTCTTTACCAACCTTGCTCGTCAAATAAAAGAATCCAAAGCTCCCTCAAACAGAAAATTATTCCTGCGAGAAGGAGGGAGGTTCTCTTTGTGGGACATGTCattaagaaagagaaagagcaaggaagaaaattcaggacgcgaaaaacgattgagaCTGGTGCCGTCAAGTGAACCACTACGACGGTCAAGACGGTCAAGTACTTTACAAGGGTTTGTCTGCGGAGGAAGAACTATGGGCACCTCTTAG